In Primulina eburnea isolate SZY01 chromosome 5, ASM2296580v1, whole genome shotgun sequence, a single window of DNA contains:
- the LOC140832131 gene encoding protein arginine N-methyltransferase 1.6 isoform X1, whose product MFQLKLNPLTGDSEWVVIEEEDSGKQTTPMALLATTSYLDMLNDTRRNRAFRLAIDKTITKPCHVLDIGAGTGLLSMMAARAMGLADFEGSVGSEGMVTACESYLPMVKLMRKVLRANGVDRKIRVINKRSDELEVGIDIPFRADVLVSEILDSELLGEGLIPSLQHAHEKLLVENPKTVPYQATIYGQLVECSYLWEKHGLTNREAKLSDGIHLVPIGMADILCVKQQQFAMHCNSVEEEIKLLSEPFKIFDFDFWRRPESSRETELLIKASNDGTIHAIISWWILQLDKEGTIFYSTVPKWIEHPVTKEIQSSFLGSQNWCDHWKQSVWFAPGTGVSVLRDEEVKLHAVHTEIRITYKFMTSPHMKDVKHHDFDARDSQILLSPERCALYGDSSWRCLMLNAIRRAMQHRVFPLCLVADDSIFLTVAVAHLSKNSNVIPLFPGLGKRGSQYLQAVAKANGYTMDRIEIIKKKDLQLTLHEPRQRKVDLMVAEPFYYGNDSVLPWNNLRFWKDRTILDSILSTDVLIMPCRGLLKACAMYLPDLWQSRCCLQKIEGFDHSTANSVLGACGDLPASEETPFLPFFVWQCGEVKALSEIVTLLEFDFSKPMSPCSGKAQVRFREAGICHGFVVWIDWVMDAEDNASIISTGPDERHWKQAVKLLSKPVEVNGGDFSTEIKAFFDPTDGDLMIQHVFS is encoded by the exons ATGTTCCAGCTCAAATTGAATCCCCTCACTGGAGATTCTGAATGGGTTGTAATCGAAGAAGAAGACAGTGGAAAGCAAACAACCCCGATGGCTCTCCTTGCTACCACGTCGTATCTCGACATGCTCAATGACACTCGCCGCAACAGAGCTTTCCGCCTCGCCATTGACAAGACCATCACCAAACCCTGTCACGTCCTTGATATTGG TGCTGGAACAGGATTGTTGTCGATGATGGCTGCTCGGGCCATGGGCCTTGCTGATTTCGAGGGTAGTGTTGGCTCGGAGGGTATGGTGACAGCTTGTGAGTCTTACCTACCCATGGTAAAATTGATGCGGAAGGTTCTACGGGCCAATGGCGTGGATAGGAAAATTCGTGTCATAAACAAGAGATCTGATGAACTGGAAGTTGGCATCGATATCCCATTCCGTGCAGATGTTCTT GTCAGTGAGATCCTAGATTCAGAGTTGTTGGGGGAAGGGCTAATCCCTTCTCTACAACACGCACATGAAAAGCTCCTGGTTGAGAATCCAAAAACAGTACCTTATCAAGCAACGATTTATGGTCAG CTAGTTGAGTGCTCATACTTATGGGAGAAGCATGGTCTAACTAATAGGGAGGCAAAACTTTCAGATGGCATTCATCTTGTTCCAATCGGAATGGCTGACATTTTGTGTGTCAAGCAACAACAATTTGCAATGCATTGTAATTCAGTCGAAGAAGAAATAAAGCTG CTTTCAGAACCCtttaaaatttttgattttGACTTTTGGAGAAGACCAGAAAGTTCTAGGGAAACTGAGTTGCTCATAAAGGCTTCTAATGATGGTACAATTCATGCTATCATCTCATG GTGGATACTTCAGCTTGACAAAGAAGGGACGATTTTTTATTCAACCGTCCCGAAATGGATAGAGCATCCGGTCACCAAAGAGATACAGTCATCCTTTCTTG GTTCTCAGAATTGGTGTGACCATTGGAAACAAAGTGTTTGGTTCGCCCCAGGCACTGGTGTTTCTGTATTGAGAGATGAAGAGGTTAAATTACATGCTGTTCACACTGAAATACGTATCACATATAAATTCATGACTTCACCCCACATGAAAGATGTGAAACATCATGACTTTGACGCTCGAGATAGTCAGATTCTTTTGTCACCAGAAAGATGTGCATTATACGGAGATAGCAGTTGGAGATGTTTGATGCTTAATGCTATTCGCAGAGCT ATGCAGCACAGGGTATTTCCCTTGTGTTTGGTCGCAGACGATAGCATTTTCTTGACAGTTGCTGTTGCCCATCTTTCTAAGAATTCGAATGTGATTCCACTGTTTCCTGGACTTGGGAAAAGGGGTTCCCAATATCTGCAAGCAGTTGCAAAGGCGAATGGTTACACAATGGATCGCATAGAAATTATCAAGAAAAAGGACTTGCAATTAACCCTTCATGAGCCTCGTCAGAGAAAA GTTGACTTAATGGTTGCAGAGCCATTCTATTATGGAAACGACAGTGTGCTTCCCTGGAATAATCTACGATTTTG GAAGGATAGAACGATACTTGATTCCATTCTATCAACAGATGTGCTGATAATGCCTTGCAGGGGTTTGTTGAAAGCTTGTGCAATGTATCTTCCT GACCTCTGGCAAAGTCGCTGTTGCCTGCAAAAAATCGAAGGCTTTGATCATTCAACGGCCAACTCGGTATTGGGTGCATGTGGAGATTTACCTGCTTCAGAAGAGACCCCTTTTCTACCTTTCTTTGTCTGGCAGTGTGGGGAGGTCAAG GCACTCAGCGAGATTGTTACTCTATTGGAGTTTGATTTCTCAAAACCAATGAGTCCATGTTCAGGAAAAGCTCAG GTTCGATTTAGAGAGGCTGGGATTTGCCATGGATTCGTGGTTTGGATTGATTGGGTGATGGACGCAGAGGATAATGCATCAATTATATCAACAGGACCAG ATGAAAGACATTGGAAGCAAGCTGTGAAGCTTTTAAGTAAACCCGTGGAGGTCAACGGTGGTGATTTTTCTACTGAAATCAAAGCATTCTTTGATCCAACTGATGGAGACCTTATGATACAGCATGTATTCTCATGA
- the LOC140832131 gene encoding protein arginine N-methyltransferase 1.6 isoform X2 — MFQLKLNPLTGDSEWVVIEEEDSGKQTTPMALLATTSYLDMLNDTRRNRAFRLAIDKTITKPCHVLDIGAGTGLLSMMAARAMGLADFEGSVGSEGMVTACESYLPMVKLMRKVLRANGVDRKIRVINKRSDELEVGIDIPFRADVLVSEILDSELLGEGLIPSLQHAHEKLLVENPKTVPYQATIYGQLSEPFKIFDFDFWRRPESSRETELLIKASNDGTIHAIISWWILQLDKEGTIFYSTVPKWIEHPVTKEIQSSFLGSQNWCDHWKQSVWFAPGTGVSVLRDEEVKLHAVHTEIRITYKFMTSPHMKDVKHHDFDARDSQILLSPERCALYGDSSWRCLMLNAIRRAMQHRVFPLCLVADDSIFLTVAVAHLSKNSNVIPLFPGLGKRGSQYLQAVAKANGYTMDRIEIIKKKDLQLTLHEPRQRKVDLMVAEPFYYGNDSVLPWNNLRFWKDRTILDSILSTDVLIMPCRGLLKACAMYLPDLWQSRCCLQKIEGFDHSTANSVLGACGDLPASEETPFLPFFVWQCGEVKALSEIVTLLEFDFSKPMSPCSGKAQVRFREAGICHGFVVWIDWVMDAEDNASIISTGPDERHWKQAVKLLSKPVEVNGGDFSTEIKAFFDPTDGDLMIQHVFS; from the exons ATGTTCCAGCTCAAATTGAATCCCCTCACTGGAGATTCTGAATGGGTTGTAATCGAAGAAGAAGACAGTGGAAAGCAAACAACCCCGATGGCTCTCCTTGCTACCACGTCGTATCTCGACATGCTCAATGACACTCGCCGCAACAGAGCTTTCCGCCTCGCCATTGACAAGACCATCACCAAACCCTGTCACGTCCTTGATATTGG TGCTGGAACAGGATTGTTGTCGATGATGGCTGCTCGGGCCATGGGCCTTGCTGATTTCGAGGGTAGTGTTGGCTCGGAGGGTATGGTGACAGCTTGTGAGTCTTACCTACCCATGGTAAAATTGATGCGGAAGGTTCTACGGGCCAATGGCGTGGATAGGAAAATTCGTGTCATAAACAAGAGATCTGATGAACTGGAAGTTGGCATCGATATCCCATTCCGTGCAGATGTTCTT GTCAGTGAGATCCTAGATTCAGAGTTGTTGGGGGAAGGGCTAATCCCTTCTCTACAACACGCACATGAAAAGCTCCTGGTTGAGAATCCAAAAACAGTACCTTATCAAGCAACGATTTATGGTCAG CTTTCAGAACCCtttaaaatttttgattttGACTTTTGGAGAAGACCAGAAAGTTCTAGGGAAACTGAGTTGCTCATAAAGGCTTCTAATGATGGTACAATTCATGCTATCATCTCATG GTGGATACTTCAGCTTGACAAAGAAGGGACGATTTTTTATTCAACCGTCCCGAAATGGATAGAGCATCCGGTCACCAAAGAGATACAGTCATCCTTTCTTG GTTCTCAGAATTGGTGTGACCATTGGAAACAAAGTGTTTGGTTCGCCCCAGGCACTGGTGTTTCTGTATTGAGAGATGAAGAGGTTAAATTACATGCTGTTCACACTGAAATACGTATCACATATAAATTCATGACTTCACCCCACATGAAAGATGTGAAACATCATGACTTTGACGCTCGAGATAGTCAGATTCTTTTGTCACCAGAAAGATGTGCATTATACGGAGATAGCAGTTGGAGATGTTTGATGCTTAATGCTATTCGCAGAGCT ATGCAGCACAGGGTATTTCCCTTGTGTTTGGTCGCAGACGATAGCATTTTCTTGACAGTTGCTGTTGCCCATCTTTCTAAGAATTCGAATGTGATTCCACTGTTTCCTGGACTTGGGAAAAGGGGTTCCCAATATCTGCAAGCAGTTGCAAAGGCGAATGGTTACACAATGGATCGCATAGAAATTATCAAGAAAAAGGACTTGCAATTAACCCTTCATGAGCCTCGTCAGAGAAAA GTTGACTTAATGGTTGCAGAGCCATTCTATTATGGAAACGACAGTGTGCTTCCCTGGAATAATCTACGATTTTG GAAGGATAGAACGATACTTGATTCCATTCTATCAACAGATGTGCTGATAATGCCTTGCAGGGGTTTGTTGAAAGCTTGTGCAATGTATCTTCCT GACCTCTGGCAAAGTCGCTGTTGCCTGCAAAAAATCGAAGGCTTTGATCATTCAACGGCCAACTCGGTATTGGGTGCATGTGGAGATTTACCTGCTTCAGAAGAGACCCCTTTTCTACCTTTCTTTGTCTGGCAGTGTGGGGAGGTCAAG GCACTCAGCGAGATTGTTACTCTATTGGAGTTTGATTTCTCAAAACCAATGAGTCCATGTTCAGGAAAAGCTCAG GTTCGATTTAGAGAGGCTGGGATTTGCCATGGATTCGTGGTTTGGATTGATTGGGTGATGGACGCAGAGGATAATGCATCAATTATATCAACAGGACCAG ATGAAAGACATTGGAAGCAAGCTGTGAAGCTTTTAAGTAAACCCGTGGAGGTCAACGGTGGTGATTTTTCTACTGAAATCAAAGCATTCTTTGATCCAACTGATGGAGACCTTATGATACAGCATGTATTCTCATGA
- the LOC140831571 gene encoding probable pectinesterase 68, which yields MSLFANYNTRISIIFFIFFVAANFLLCAMTGSSIDNHRHTTNWVGPTGHRLITVDVNGIGDFRSVQAAVDSVPDNNRKNVLILISAGYYIEKVVVPASKPYITFEGAGRDATVLEWHDRASDKGPDGQQLRTYHTASVAVFAPYFTARNISFKNTAPAPMPGMQGWQAVALRISGDKAFFSGCAFYGAQDTLCDDAGRHFFKDCYIEGSIDFIFGNGRSMYRNCELHSIATRFGSIAAQGRNSPDEKTGFAFVNCSVTGSGPLYVGRAMGKYSRIVFSYTYFDDVVARGGWDDWDHQGNNKTAFFGVYKCYGPGAAAVRGVSWAQELDYDTAHPFLAKSFVNGRHWISPSDA from the exons ATGTCTCTCTTTGCAAATTATAATACGAGAATTTCTATTATTTTCTTCATCTTCTTTGTTGCTGCTAACTTTTTATTATGTGCCATGACAGGCTCAAGCATTGATAACCACCGGCACACAACCAATTGGGTAGGTCCGACCGGCCACCGTCTCATCACCGTGGATGTTAATGGGATAGGCGACTTCCGATCGGTTCAAGCGGCTGTAGATTCTGTCCCAGACAATAACCGAAAAAATGTCCTCATCCTTATCAGTGCTGGCTATTACAT AGAGAAGGTTGTGGTTCCTGCGTCGAAACCTTACATAACGTTCGAAGGTGCGGGACGAGACGCGACGGTACTGGAATGGCACGATCGAGCCAGTGACAAGGGACCCGATGGCCAGCAGCTCCGCACTTACCACACCGCTTCCGTAGCCGTTTTTGCGCCATATTTCACTGCCAGAAACATTAGCTTCAAG AATACCGCGCCGGCGCCGATGCCGGGCATGCAAGGATGGCAAGCAGTGGCGTTGCGAATATCAGGGGACAAAGCCTTCTTCTCCGGTTGTGCATTCTACGGCGCTCAGGACACTCTTTGCGATGACGCCGGTCGCCATTTCTTCAAGGATTGCTACATCGAGGGCTCCATAGACTTCATTTTCGGCAATGGAAGATCCATGTACAGA AACTGTGAACTCCACTCCATAGCAACAAGATTTGGGTCCATTGCTGCCCAAGGTAGAAACTCCCCAGATGAGAAGACTGGATTTGCTTTTGTAAACTGCAGTGTGACAGGTTCCGGCCCACTCTATGTGGGCCGGGCTATGGGCAAATACTCCAGAATAGTATTCTCATACACTTATTTCGACGACGTCGTTGCTCGTGGGGGATGGGACGATTGGGACCATCAAGGCAACAACAA GACTGCATTTTTTGGAGTGTACAAGTGCTATGGGCCTGGAGCTGCAGCAGTACGAGGAGTATCGTGGGCCCAAGAGCTTGATTATGATACAGCCCATCCATTTCTTGCCAAAAGCTTTGTCAATGGAAGGCATTGGATTTCTCCCTCGGATGCTTAG
- the LOC140832132 gene encoding protein transport protein SEC16B homolog: protein MASNPPFQVEDNTDEDFFDKLVNDDDDVDLGITSTSAGRVFSDGNESDESKVFSNLNINEFDDSCDVSHDNASNSISNNVDNLSADIKTAKQIEDEGTLESSKNPLLSENSFEFGNLIGEPKTEEEIAEVSSDKTFMSKSSGERLSDETVVSKSSGESGAPGVKEMDWSAFHSDSNKNDGNGFGSYSDFFTELGGDNTGDAWGNLGDNLETGPNVTTGNPVHESAHMENYNSHGQYNEGNDFNITANQSTDVVDLNSSQYWENSYPGWKYEPSTGQWYQVDGYDTGASAQAHVGSNLSSTWGLSDRKAEISYLQQTAQSVAGTVPESGEIESVTNWNQPSQSDAKEATSNWNQASQVSSDTSGVSYPASQDNNGYPPHMVFDPQYPDWYYDTVAQGWFPLESYTASTRSATKVQDQVNQDGYALTNTISQNNDQRMYSTHSQGNSYQDQAFNSQGQEHSWTGSFSDYNQQSSKMWQPETLSTVEATSQYGNEQMINSYTPNFSPVAQGSPQNSFHHGVTGSYYENVAQGPNDFFVRPGTQGFVAGRNLSQQFNDSRINQHSQNSVPSDCTRNQNSNSFSQQMIQGTQSSYASAAGRSSAGRPPHALVSFGFGGKLIVMKDNSSTGNFNYGSQNTTSGSISVLNLQEVVNENYTSNNGMGVCNYFNALCRQAAPGPLTGGSVGIKELNKWVEERIANPESADMDYRKAENLRLLLSLLKLGCQYYGKLRSPYGTDAASKESDGPESAVAKLFASAKRNDMQCSQYGAVAQCLQRMPSEGQMQATAAEIQNLLVFGRKKEALQCAKEGQLWGPALVLAAQLGDQFYVETVKQMALQQLVAGSPLRTLCLLIAGQPADVFSADTTTIGSMAGVANLPQQPPQFLANGMLDDWEDNLAMITANRTKDDELVLIHLGDCLWKERSDIIAAHICYLVAEASFEPYSDSARLCLVGADHWKFPRTYASPEAIQRTEVYEYSKTLGNSQFVLLPFQPYKLVYAYMLTEVGRISDALKYCQAVLKSLKTGRNPEVETLRQLVSSLEERIKAHQEGGFSTNLAPKKLVGKLLNLFDSTAHRVVGGLPPPAPTAGGHIQGNVNYHQTIGPRVSASQSTMAMSSLVPSQSMEPISEWAADSNRMSMHARSVSEPDFGRSPRQDQAQSLKEENSAGPQEKASAIGRKSRFGSFGFGSQLLQKTVGLVLNRQGRQAKLGDTNKFYYDDKLKRWVEEGAAPPAAEETLPPPPTTAIFQNGTADYNLKTALQNEISHVNRTPEDVSTSPPDNSSGIPPLPPTSNQYSVRGRMGVRSRYVDTFNQGGGNTANSFQAPAVPSVKPASSPNPKFFVPTPATLVDQSADAHVNGMQDNSSTHEHPPTSPLSDAFQSPAPPPSSTNMPRFASMNNISNNGTSNYGSFSTPSRRTASWSGRLNDSFSPPYRAGVKPLGEVLGMDPSSFMPSDPSIVHSSKNGGNFGDDLHEVEL from the exons ATGGCTTCCAATCCTCCATTTCAGGTGGAGGATAATACAGACGAGGATTTTTTTGATAAATTAGTGAATGATGACGATGACGTGGATCTTGGGATCACTTCCACGTCTGCAGGCCGTGTTTTCTCAGATGGGAATGAATCTGATGAATCAAAGGTTTTTTCGAATTTGAATATCAATGAGTTTGATGATAGTTGTGATGTAAGTCATGATAATGCTAGCAATAGTATCAGTAACAATGTGGATAATTTAAGCGCTGATATAAAGACAGCAAAACAGATTGAAGACGAGGGAACTCTGGAGTCTAGTAAAAATCCATTACTGTCGGAGAATTCATTTGAGTTTGGTAATTTGATTGGTGAACCAAAGACCGAGGAGGAGATTGCTGAAGTTTCCTCCGATAAGACATTTATGAGTAAGAGTAGTGGTGAGCGTCTTTCAGATGAAACTGTGGTTAGCAAGAGCAGTGGTGAATCAGGAGCACCAGGAGTTAAAGAAATGGATTGGAGTGCGTTCCATTCTGATTCAAATAAGAATGATGGCAATGGCTTTGGGTCATACTCAGATTTTTTCACCGAATTAGGTGGTGATAACACCGGTGATGCATGGGGGAATTTGGGGGATAATTTGGAAACTGGGCCAAATGTTACTACTGGGAATCCAGTGCATGAATCCGCTCACATGGAAAATTATAACAGTCATGGGCAGTACAATGAGGGAAATGATTTTAATATAACAGCGAATCAAAGTACGGATGTGGTGGACTTAAATAGCAGTCAGTACTGGGAGAATTCATATCCAGGTTGGAAGTATGAACCGAGTACTGGACAGTGGTATCAGGTAGATGGTTATGATACTGGTGCAAGTGCACAAGCTCATGTTGGCTCAAATTTATCTTCTACTTGGGGATTATCTGATCGTAAGGCTGAGATCTCTTACCTCCAGCAAACGGCTCAGTCTGTTGCTGGAACTGTGCCTGAGAGTGGTGAGATTGAGAGTGTTACTAATTGGAATCAACCTTCTCAGAGTGATGCAAAAGAAGCCACATCAAATTGGAATCAGGCTTCACAAGTAAGTAGTGATACCTCAGGAGTCTCATACCCGGCTTCTCAAGATAACAATGGTTACCCTCCTCATATGGTTTTTGATCCCCAATATCCGGACTGGTATTACGATACTGTTGCTCAGGGATGGTTCCCGTTAGAGTCCTACACAGCATCTACTCGGTCGGCGACCAAAGTTCAGGACCAGGTGAATCAGGATGGGTATGCATTAACCAATACAATTTCTCAGAACAATGATCAGAGGATGTATAGTACACATAGTCAAGGTAATAGTTACCAAGATCAAGCATTTAATAGCCAAGGCCAGGAACATAGCTGGACTGGGTCGTTCAGCGACTACAATCAGCAAAGCTCAAAAATGTGGCAACCTGAAACATTAAGTACTGTTGAAGCTACTTCACAATACGGAAATGAACAAATGATAAATAGCTACACACCGAATTTTTCTCCAGTTGCTCAAGGAAGCCCACAGAATTCATTTCATCACGGAGTAACAGGTTCATATTATGAGAATGTGGCACAAGGTCCAAATGACTTTTTTGTACGTCCTGGGACACAAGGTTTTGTTGCTGGTAGAAACTTAAGTCAACAGTTCAATGACTCAAGAATTAATCAACATAGCCAAAATAGTGTCCCAAGTGACTGCACCAGGAATCAGAATTCAAACAGTTTTTCTCAGCAAATGATTCAGGGTACTCAATCTTCATACGCCTCTGCTGCTGGAAGGTCTTCTGCAGGTCGTCCTCCGCATGCTTTGGTTAGTTTTGGTTTTGGTGGGAAGCTTATTGTGATGAAAGATAATAGTTCTACCGGAAACTTTAACTACGGAAGTCAG AATACTACGAGTGGTTCCATATCGGTTCTCAACTTACAAGAAGTTGTGAATGAAAACTATACATCAAACAATGGAATGGGTGTTTGCAATTATTTCAATGCTCTTTGTAGGCAAGCTGCCCCGGGTCCTCTTACTGGTGGAAGTGTTggcatcaaggagttgaacAAATGGGTAGAAGAGAGAATAGCTAACCCTGAATCTGCTGATATGGACTATAGGAAGGCTGAAAATTTGAGGTTACTTCTCTCACTGCTTAAACTGGGTTGTCAGTATTATGGAAAACTCCGATCTCCCTATGGTACAGATGCTGCATCGAAG GAAAGTGATGGTCCTGAATCAGCTGTTGCCAAGCTTTTTGCATCCGCAAAGAGAAACGACATGCAGTGTAGTCAATATGGTGCTGTTGCCCAGTGCTTGCAGCGAATGCCATCGGAAGGGCAAATGCAG GCCACTGCTGCTGAGATTCAAAACCTTCTAGTTTTcggaagaaagaaagaagctcTGCAATGTGCAAAAGAGGGTCAGTTATGGGGCCCTGCGCTTGTTCTTGCTGCTCAACTTGGTGATCAG TTCTATGTGGAAACTGTAAAGCAAATGGCACTTCAACAATTGGTAGCAGGGTCGCCTTTGCGGACATTATGCCTGCTAATTGCTGGGCAACCTGCTGATGTCTTTTCTGCAGATACCACAACCATTGGTAGCATGGCTGGTGTGGCAAATTTGCCTCAGCAACCACCACAG TTTCTCGCGAATGGCATGCTGGATGACTGGGAGGACAATTTAGCAATGATAACTGCAAATAGAACAAAAGATGATGAACTTGTGCTCATTCATCTTGGAGATTGTTTGTGGAAGGAAAGAAGTGAT ATAATTGCTGCTCACATTTGCTATCTAGTTGCTGAAGCAAGTTTTGAGCCATATTCAGACAGTGCAAGGTTGTGTCTTGTTGGTGCAGATCACTGGAAATTTCCACGGACATATGCCAGTCCAGAGGCTATACAG AGGACAGAGGTATACGAGTATTCAAAAACTCTTGGGAACTCTCAGTTTGTCCTACTTCCATTTCAACCATATAAGCTTGTATATGCGTACATGTTGACAGAAGTTGGGAGGATATCTGATGCATTGAA GTACTGTCAAGCGGTACTAAAATCACTTAAGACAGGACGAAACCCAGAGGTCGAGACTCTTAGACAGTTAGTTTCATCTTTGGAAGAGAGGATCAAGGCTCATCAAGAG GGAGGTTTCTCCACAAACTTAGCTCCTAAAAAATTGGTTGGTAAGTTGCTCAACCTTTTTGATAGTACTGCCCACCGTGTTGTTGGGGGTCTACCGCCACCTGCGCCAACAGCTGGTGGCCATATTCAAGGTAACGTGAATTATCATCAAACAATCGGGCCTAGGGTATCAGCTAGTCAATCAACAATGGCTATGTCATCATTAGTGCCTTCTCAATCCATGGAGCCTATAAGTGAATGGGCAGCTGATAGCAACCGGATGTCAATGCATGCCAGAAGTGTTTCAGAACCTGACTTCGGTAGAAGTCCAAGGCAG GATCAGGCTCAGTCATTGAAGGAAGAAAATTCCGCTGGCCCGCAAGAAAAAGCATCGGCAATAGGTAGGAAATCTCGATTTGGTAGTTTTGGTTTCGGATCCCAGCTACTACAGAAGACCGTAGGTTTAGTTCTCAACCGTCAAGGCCGCCAG GCTAAACTGGGTGATACAAACAAGTTTTATTATGACGATAAACTCAAGAGATGGGTGGAGGAAGGTGCTGCAcctccagcagcagaagagacCCTTCCACCCCCACCGACAACTGCAATTTTCCAGAATGGAACGGCAGATTATAACTTAAAGACTGCCCTGCAAAATGAAATTTCTCATGTCAACAGAACTCCTGAAGATGTAAGCACAAGTCCTCCAGATAATAGTTCAGGAATTCCACCACTTCCTCCGACCTCCAATCAATACTCTGTCCGAGGAAGGATGGGCGTCCGATCCag GTATGTCGACACCTTTAACCAAGGTGGAGGGAACACTGCAAATTCATTCCAGGCTCCTGCTGTTCCTTCCGTCAAACCAGCAAGCAGCCCCAACCCAAAATTCTTTGTGCCAACGCCAGCTACCTTGGTTGACCAGTCAGCTGATGCTCATGTTAATGGCATGCAAGACAATTCATCAACTCATGAACATCCTCCCACCTCTCCTTTAAGTGACGCATTCCAGTCACCTGCACCACCTCCATCTTCTACGAACATGCCAAGATTTGCCAGCATGAACAACATCTCGAACAATGGTACAAGCAATTATGGTTCTTTTTCGACACCTTCACGGCGTACAGCATCATGGAGTGGAAGATTAAACGATTCGTTCAGCCCTCCGTATAGGGCTGGAGTAAAACCTCTGGGAGAGGTATTGGGCATGGACCCATCTTCGTTCATGCCAAGTGACCCTTCTATAGTACATTCGTCAAAAAATGGTGGTAATTTCGGAGATGATCTTCACGAGGTGGAACTCTGA